In Populus alba chromosome 9, ASM523922v2, whole genome shotgun sequence, a genomic segment contains:
- the LOC118058711 gene encoding allene oxide synthase 3 yields the protein MKMSPPSEETSEFSLKSIPGDYGLPFFGAIRDRLDYFYNQGRDEFFSTRVQKYESTIFKTNMPPGPFIAKNPKVIAVLDAVSFPVLFDTSKVEKYNVLDGTFFPSVSFTGGYRACAYLDPSEPKHTSLKCFFMSTLASKHSDFIPLFRASLSKLFINIEDEIVSQKKANFNKPSEAMSFDFVFRLFGDKDSSDTKLGSEGPAIVNKWLALQLAPLATLGLPKCFNYLEDIFLRTFPLPFIFVKSDYNKLYDAFYASSSSVLDKAESLGIKRDEACHNLVFLAGFNAFGGMKVWFPTLIKWVGKAGEKLHGQLAHEIRTVVKEEGGVTFQALDKMILTKSVVFEALRIEPPVPFQYGKARDNIVVHSHDAAFEIKKGEMIFGYQPFATKDPRIFDDPEEFVGHRFVGDGEKLLRYVYWSNGRETEDPTAENKQCPGKDLVLLLSRVLLVEFFLRYDTFTVETSSALGLGSTVTFTSLIKAKST from the coding sequence ATGAAAATGTCTCCTCCTTCTGAAGAAACATCAGAATTCTCATTAAAATCAATCCCTGGTGACTATGGTCTCCCTTTCTTTGGTGCAATCAGAGATCGTCTAGACTATTTCTATAACCAAGGCAGAGATGAGTTCTTTAGTACGCGTGTCCAGAAATACGAATCCACAATCTTCAAAACAAACATGCCTCCTGGCCCTTTCATTGCCAAAAATCCCAAAGTCATTGCTGTTCTTGATGCTGTCTCGTTTCCAGTCCTCTTTGACACTTCTAAGGTCGAAAAATATAACGTTCTTGATGGTACTTTCTTTCCCTCGGTATCCTTCACCGGGGGGTACCGTGCTTGCGCCTATCTTGACCCTTCTGAGCCTAAACACACCTCTCTCAAATGCTTTTTTATGTCAACCCTAGCATCCAAGCACAGTGACTTTATACCTCTCTTTAGAGCTAGCTTGTCGAAGCTTTTCATTAACATTGAGGATGAAATAGTTtctcaaaagaaagcaaatttcAACAAGCCTAGCGAGGCAATGTCTTTCGACTTTGTGTTTCGTCTATTTGGAGATAAAGATTCGTCCGATACAAAGCTTGGATCGGAAGGACCTGCCATCGTAAATAAATGGTTGGCTTTACAACTTGCACCGCTTGCGACCCTGGGATTACCAAAGTGTTTTAACTATCTTGAAGATATTTTCTTGCGTACATTTCCGTTGCCATTTATCTTTGTAAAGTCTGATTATAACAAGCTTTACGATGCGTTTTATGCGTCTTCGAGTTCGGTCTTAGACAAAGCTGAGAGTCTTGGGATCAAAAGAGATGAAGCTTGCCATAACCTAGTGTTTCTTGCTGGTTTCAATGCTTTTGGGGGCATGAAAGTTTGGTTTCCTACACTGATCAAGTGGGTCGGCAAAGCAGGAGAGAAGTTACACGGCCAACTTGCCCATGAAATCAGGACTGTTGTTAAGGAGGAAGGCGGGGTAACTTTCCAAGCATTGGATAAGATGATTTTGACCAAGTCAGTTGTTTTTGAAGCTTTGAGGATTGAGCCTCCGGTTCCCTTCCAATACGGCAAGGCCAGGGATAACATCGTGGTGCATAGTCATGATGCAGCCTTTGAGATCAAGAAAGGTGAAATGATCTTTGGATACCAACCGTTTGCAACAAAGGATCCTAGGATTTTTGATGATCCTGAGGAATTTGTAGGGCATAGGTTTGTCGGGGATGGAGAGAAGCTATTGAGGTATGTTTATTGGTCAAATGGACGTGAGACTGAGGATCCAACAGCAGAGAATAAGCAGTGTCCAGGGAAAGATCTGGTGTTACTCCTGTCCAGGGTTTTGCTGGTGGAGTTTTTCCTGCGTTATGACACATTTACTGTTGAAACTTCTAGTGCATTGGGTTTGGGGTCAACAGTGACTTTCACTTCTCTAATCAAGGCAAAGAGCACTTGA